GGCAGAACCATACCCTAAACCCTGTATGTGTaataaaatcatcaaaacaccaaaaaaaaaactacataaaTAAATTCAGTTTATTTTGatattcctttgttttttttcagAGGCAGAAAGAAGCATTGGCTTCAGAACTCAAGCTTCGGCCCCGACAAGTTGAAGTTTGGTTCCAGAATCGTCGAGCCAGGTACTGTtcacatatgtatatattgattgaaattaaattataaaatatctgggtttttattattttggtttagTGGGTGGGATTAAAAGTAGATTAGGGTAAATATCATCAAAACGTTGACAAGAATATCATAAAGTATATAATCTGAATCAGATTCTAcacatattctttttttttttcgtaCACTAATAATTTAAAGATAGAAAGTGAAACTATatgttttccatttttcttttaaaaataaaaaaccaaacaaattattttcaaagttttagttattatggatatgatattttatgaTTACGGGTTGTTTTCTTTGTCTTTTCCTCGACAAACTATTGTCTTTGGAAGTTGATATATCACTTTCGTTCTTATAATCATGAACTCAAATACCAGTTGTAATGCAATATTTATTTTgtgagttataacatttattgtaTCTGTGATTACATAAAAACATAGGTTATAAATTTGATTCTAGAGAGAAAGTTAGAACTATTGGTAATTTGCCAATTTGGTGCTATCAAAGGAAGTTGATGTTATATACAGATGAAAGGGTTATaatttgtattttgtattttaaaatatttaaaagagaaaagaaacttaaaataataaataattcttTAACTAAAAGGACAAAAAAACCGACAAGTAAATGAacataattatgaaaaatgaatgaTTTGGCTCGATTTCATGCATGAGATGATACAACTTTTTAGGATCAAAACAATGATGGTCGTGGTTCTTAAAACATCAAATATATAACAATCATAACGCCAATTGAGAGTATTGCATGTCTCTTTTATAATAACATATTGATATATAATTTGTCACCTTTTTACCttgtataataaaatgttatgAGGATTAATAAAGTGCTGCATTGATCCATCATTCTTTGGACATAGCCATGCATTGATGAATGATTACATACGTGTATTAtattattgaatgaaattaaacgctgttttcttttgatttattGCTACATTATATTGTAGTATTCTCTTTAATAAGTCAATAAATgcgttttatttataaattatgaataaaatccAAGTTTGAATTCCTTTGCTCTCCTTTGGAAATTATAAAGATAATTACGAAATGTTTTTACTTATTTAAGAGCTTTATATTGCCCATACTTccctctctctttctttttttaaaattcgtaATTAACCTACTCATGTTTTTTCAAGCgcatttaatacatatatatttctttaaattaagaaaataagtcAAGAAATTTAATGTACCCATTCAAAACCTAAATTATATCTGTTTCAAAGATAGGTTGGCTAcctttgtgtgtatatatataatcacGTAAGCATGacatgaaaaatttaaaaataacccaaaaaatgTTACTAATATAGAttgtatatatgcatatattcttTTTACAAACAATATTGTAATATAGATGAAAAGTCTTAGATGTTAAGATACGAGGTCTACTTGTTGGATGTCatagatcaaaacataatttTGGATTCTTTTTTTCTGTTggaaatttaatttatgtaatatttaATTGTAAAAGCTATATACCTGATCCACATTTGTTATTTTTGTTACACTTTAATTGattaatttgtaatattaatatgtgtgtgtgtgtgtaggAGCAAGTTGAAGCAGACGGAGATGGAGTTCCAGTATCTGAAGAGATGGTTCGAATTTTTGACTAAACAGAACCAAGAGCTTCAAAGTGAAGTGGAGGAGCTTAGGGCCTTGCAAGTAGGCCCGCCCACCGTCATATCTCCTCACAGCCGTGAACCGCTCCCTGCCTCCACCCTTACAACCTGCCCTCGCTGTGAGCGTGTCACTACAATTTCTTCCCGTGGCGCTGGCCTCATTAATACGACAACCTCCACTAAAAACACCTCAACCACCTCGGCCCTCCAATCAAGGCCGTCTTCGGCGGCTGGTTAAGTAGTACAACTGACTTAACATAAAAGAAacttatttaagttattaaaaaaaacaatgtcCATATTAGTTTACAAATTTAGATAaggattttatttggtttttttgcTTTCTTGGAACtcagttttttttttcccttaaagCAATCGGAATCAATGGAATTGAAGTTCTTGCATTTTCTGGTAATGAAATGAAACATCATCTGGTGTTAAAATGTTTTAATCAAAACTGGGATTGCTAGCTCTTGCAAATGCAGTGAGTTTCCTGTTATCTGTGCTTCGTTGCGATAGTGATCGGATTTTGGGTCCATCTAAGCACCAGCTCGAAAGCATTCGGACCCAACCTCGGACGCCTACTGTGCCACAACTAACGTCATGGAAATGATCCAGCATTCTTTCTTGGCTGCAAACGTTGTGTTCAACACACCATTGATTTATTAGACTCCTGATAACTTAATTAGGGATTTAGAGTTAAAATTTGCAGCTTCGGCTGAGTTCTCGGACTTATTACATTTCCACAACTATCCAACTCAGTATGTAAAATATCTCTCAAGAAGATAGTATATGAGAAACTATGTTACTCAAATTTGGTTTATTACTATCATATACGAGTACATGTTAACATAATTATGatgactttattattattattattattattatttatgttcatATTCGTAAACTCATGTACTAGATATAAATACTTTAAAGTAAAATGAAAGGTTGAAACAAAGTAGAGGGAATGAATTTGGAGGGGAACAATGACCAAATAAAATGGACCTACATCCATATAATTAGTACAAATCAGTAGCTTATTTCACTAACATAAATAGTGTCACATGATTGATGATAAATTCATCTTCCTTCAAAAAAATATATGCAGCACTTGGGAAACCccaaaaatatatgcataataatttatttattctcctaagtttacaaaaaaaaatattttagttttttatttaatttttctgtcttttttaacccttaaattagTACTTTTTGTCAAAACATCccgaaatgaatgaaaaaattaatgtttgttaactttattaATATAACAATATATGCACATGTCACATcaacaatcaattttttttaaattctaaaaattatataatattattataatttttacgattaaatacattttataaatatttataaatattatgtttttgaatttttaaaaaaaaattaattgttgatgTTGCATACACATGGATGCCATGTCagcaaaattaatatataaacttTTCCATCCATATTGAAATGATTTGACAAACAACTTAAGTTTAACGATTAaaaaagacgaaaaattaaatgaagagctaaaataacttattttttttataaagttagaaccccaccatataaatcattaaaatctGTTATAAATGCTGAGCATTAACTTCTTTTTAGGTATGACTTCTCTCACACATACTTTTACTTTGTTATTATCTTcaatcttgtttttttttctacaaAAATATTGACTCAAGCATCAAAAATTGTCTTGGAACACAAACTTCGATACCTCATAGCTCACTAATGTTTTGCAAATTTACTGAAGAATCCAACTCAATAGTTATAAAACTCAGCTCATTCCATTTTCTAAACCCAACAAAAATGacatcaaatataatatatatacatatgtctgtgtgtatatatataagggtCGAGTGGGTACATAAGAATGGAGTAGGTTGAGGTCTTAGGATTTTGATGGCCTAGGTTCAAGTTTCATCCCGTGTAAACTATAAATGGATTctccttaaatttattttgatttaaatctcATCATATGCGAGTCATGTTCAAATTTATTCTGGTATATGTTTAAAGACATTCTCATTATCAATCCATTTTGCCTctaatgtttgattttgattataattattagaaaatatatatttatatgagaataaattatattagaatCATCCAAAAAATCATAGTTTTTAAGCACCAAAAAATAAAAGCCAAGTCATCAATGTTAAGAATATTTCATACTGTATTTCATTATCTTTAGAGGTTGTTGTACATTCACATATATAGAGTACATGCACGAAGGCTATAACTGCTAGTTAACTAATAACTGCTAGCTAACAATCTTAACAGTTGAATAACAGCTTCTTTAATTGTTATTCTAACATTCCCCTGGTTTCTTCAACTTTTGAGAGTACTTTGAGAGCTTGTCGAAATGAGAGAAAATGTTTTGGTGAAATTGGCTTGGTAAGGACATTGCAACTTGCTTAGTCGAGGGAACATAGTTAACCTGTAAGGTACCATCAACAACTTTTTCTCTAATAAAATGGTGATCAATCTCAACATATTTCATTTTATCATGATGAGTAGGATTTGCAGCTATGGAGACTGTAGAGGTATTGTTGCACCAGACTACAGGCGATTGAGAAAGTGTCAGACCG
The sequence above is drawn from the Gossypium hirsutum isolate 1008001.06 chromosome A05, Gossypium_hirsutum_v2.1, whole genome shotgun sequence genome and encodes:
- the LOC107960995 gene encoding homeobox-leucine zipper protein HOX3, which translates into the protein MAFSSSNLDLTISVPSSARDLDMNRLPSPGSDDEWIASTMEVVVDEENTTNDGVVPRKKLRLSKEQSRLLEESFRQNHTLNPRQKEALASELKLRPRQVEVWFQNRRARSKLKQTEMEFQYLKRWFEFLTKQNQELQSEVEELRALQVGPPTVISPHSREPLPASTLTTCPRCERVTTISSRGAGLINTTTSTKNTSTTSALQSRPSSAAG